The nucleotide sequence ACGGACATCCAATGGGACAAGGTGGCCCTCGCCCATGAAAACTGGAGCTATCAATCGGCGGGGCTCACACCAGCAGGGGCTGCACTGCTCACCATTGCAGTGGCCGCTGGAACAGGTGGCCTGGGAGCCGGGCTTACGGGTACCACCGGTGCACTGGGCACTGCCATGAGTGCGGGCTTCTCCTCGCTGGCCTCTCAGGCAGCTGTCAGCCTAGTGAACAACGGAGGCGATATCGGCAAGACGCTGGAGCAACTGGGCAAGGAAGAAAGCATCAAGGGTCTCTTGCTCACCATGGCCACGGCAGGCGCCTTGGACAAGCTCAACAGCACCATGGGCTGGAACAACATCAATGCCAAGAGTCCTTTTGTGGACCAGCTCCAGAAGAACCTGACCAACAACGTCGCCACAGACTTGATGAACAGTGCGCTGGCGGGCAAGCCGTTTGATGAGAAGACGTTTGCCAATTCGCTCAAGGGGGCGTTGATCAATACGGGCATGGCGCAGGGGGCGAATGCGATTGGGGATGCGGCTTCCAGCCAGAACGGAAACCCTCCCCTGATTGATGCGTTCACCCACAAGCTGGCCCACGCCATACTAGGTTGTGTAGGCGGCTCTGCATCTGCCGGTGATACGAAAGGCTGCGCTCCCGGCGCTGTTGGGGGTGTTGTTGGGGAACTCGCAGCGCAGTATTACAACCCCAGTGGCGACCCTACCAAAACCACGGATACGGTGAACTTCGCCAAGACCATGGCCGCTGTGGCAGGCCTGCTGGTGGGTGGCGGTGGGGACAATGCACAGGCCGTGAACATCGCCGCAACCACGGGGGCCAATGCGGCACAGAACAACCGGCAGTTGCATCCGGACCAATATAAACTGGCAAAAGAGTACTCCAAGAACAAGTCAGTGCGAGATGCGCTTTCCAAGATAGAAGGACGTGAGGTCAGTGAAACTGAACTAGAAGGTCGCTTGACTGCAGAAATGCTGAGGAATTCAGATGCTTCTGCGTCTGCACAGAGTGGCGGCGTGAACGACTACAAATTGCGATCTTTGATGGGTTGCCAGCTACTCAATTGCGATGCCTCAAAAACTGATCCCGACTATGCCAACAGCCGCGTGAACTCGCAGTTCCTAGCCTCGAATTGGAGTACCTATGCCAATGGACTGAGCCAATTGAAAACGGGTCAAACCTACAACCAGTTGGTCACCAACAACGTCAAAGACAACCCTGTGAGTACTGGGGTTGCTGGAGCGGGAATGATCGGGTATGGCGTAGTCATTGGGGGACCTGCAACGATTGGGACGCGATTGATTACCGGTGGTGTTGGTGCCGGTGGCAACGCTGGTTTCCAGAGCATTGGAGATCAACCTATGGATTGGGTGGATGTCGGCATTGCAGGGTTCACGGGCTTTGTGACGGGTGGCGGTGGGTTCTGGCAAGGTCTAACCTCATCGGTTGCAATCAATTCCGGTGGTGCGTTAGCCGGCAGCGCTATCAAGTCTGAAAATCCGAATGCTGCGATGGGCGGTGCGGCAGCGGGTACTGTTCTCGGCTACGGTGCCGGCAAAGCCATTGAGTCGGTCGTCAAAATCAAAGTCGATCCTTGGTATCGACCTGAATGGATATCCGCTGGACCATATGGCATCGTTCAGTTCAATACCCCAAGTCAATTGCCATTTTTATCGGGAACGCTTGGATCAACTGCCGCCCAAGAGCCATCAGGAGACAGTATAAAAGGTCAAATAAACAAGGCGCAAGGCCAGTAAATATGAAAAGCATTGCAAAGTGGGTTTGTCAACAAATGTTGTGGAACTGGATCGTTCTGACTCTCACGTTTTCACTTACTGTTGCTTTGATAAGGTTGGTTGCCAATCCCTTTATAGCGTGGATATTCGCCGGTAATTGGGAGTGGTCATCTGCGGAACTAACAGCAAGCTACCTTCTTGGTTCCACCGGAATCGCTTTAATTGGAGCTGTCTCATTGACCTGCCACCACTGGTACCAACTTGGCCGCGAAAGCAAAGCTGTCAAGTGGCTAGTAATCATCGCCATTCATGCCGCAACCTTGGCGCTTGTGTTCGGAGTCATAAATCCTGCAATCAAGAAGCTGGCGAAGACCTTGGTTTCTTTGTGACTAGCGTTTTGATTGATTCGATGAGCTGACTTTGATGTTGGGCAGAAATTCAGGCGCAGCCGGCACCACTCGAAACACTACCCGCCAACCAACTCAGTGTTCTCGCCGCGCTGGTGTTTATGCATAAATTGACCTCTAGCGCCAATGAAACATGCGCAAGCAGCTACATATTTAGTAGCAAAATGCCGCTTCCCGGGCGTCTTCGGGTCTGGCCTGCCGGGTGCCCTGCTCAGTGGCGACAGTGTTTCCATCCAAACCACAGGCGACATCACCAACGCCGGCACCATCCTGGGCCGCAAAGTCGTGAAGATTGAAGCCAGCAACCTCCACAACATCGCAGGCCTCATCCAAGCCCAAGATGTAGCCCTGCAAACCACTCAAGACCTCAACAACACCGGCGGCACCGTGGTGGCCGGCAACAGCTTGGTGGCGGTGGCCGGGCGGGACTTGAATGTATCCAGCACCACCGCCAGCAGCTCAGGCAGCGCTGGCAGTTACAGCTACAGCCAAACCGGCATAGACCGGGTAGCAGGCCTCTACGTCCAAGGCAAAGGTGTGCTGTACGCCAGCGCAGGCAACAACATCAACATAACTGGCGCAGAGATAGCAGGCAATGGAGCGGTGCAGCTGGACGCCGGCAACAACGTCAATATCAACGCACTCACAACCCGCCAGACCAACACCTTCAACGCCGGTCACGCCAAGAACCACTTGCTCACCAGCCAGACCAGCGATGTGGGCAGCACCATCACTGCAGGCACCAACCTCACCGTGAACGCCAGCAACAGCAACAGCATCGCTGCCCGCGCCGCCACCCTGAATGCTGCAGACACCGTTGCTCTGGCCGCCAAAGGCAGCTTTACCTCTAGCCAGGGCTTGAGGTAGGCGGAGGCTTGGTCCATCAAGGCCTCGCCGGTGTCCGATGCCACCTTGGTCGCCAGCTTTTCCAGGCTGGCCTTGATGACGCCGCGCACGCTGGTATCCAGCGGGGGTCATGCAGTCTCCTTAGGTTTTGTTTAGGCTGATAGCCTTCGCACGCCCGTTCAATTGGATGGCTGGTGGCTAAGGCACCGGCGTGAGTTTGGCCACGCTGAGGGCTAGCCATTTCACGCCATGGCGCGGAAAGTTGATTTGGGCGCGGGCGTCGGGCCCTGTGCCTTCTAGCGTGAGCACCTTGCCTTCGCCAAACTTGGTGTGGAAGACTTTCAAGCCCACGCGCAAACCGTGTGAGGGCTCTTCCTTTTGCACGACTTTAGGCTCAAAACTGGTTGTAGCGCCCGTGGAATATGCGCGACCAGCTCCTGAATACGTAGCACCCCCTGTATTACCACCGTAGCCTCCCCAAGGGCGGCCCACAGGCAAGCTGCCTTGCGCGCCAGGCTTGGGGCTCAGCCACTTGAGCGCGGCCTCGGGCAGCTCGTCGTAGAAGCGGCTTTTCATATTGAAGCGGGTTTGGCCATGCAGCATGCGGGTTTGCGAATGGCTCAGGTACAAGCGCTTGCGGGCGCGGGTGATGGCCACGTACATCAGGCGGCGCTCTTCTTCCAAGCCGTCACGGTCACTCATGGAGTTTTCGTGGGGGAACAAGCCTTCCTCCATGCCGGTGATGAACACGCAGTCAAACTCCAAGCCTTTGCTGGAGTGCACGGTCATGAGCTGGATGGCGTCTTGCCCTGCTTGGGCTTGGTTGTCTCCTGCCTCTAGCGCGGCGTGCGACAAAAAGGCGGCCAAGGGCGAGAGAGTTTCGCCGGTGTCAGCATCGGGTGCAGGCGCGTTTTCCATGGGGGCGTCAAAGTCAAAGCCTTGCGATGCCGGTGACTGCCGCATGGAGGGCGCTGGGGCCACAAAGTCGTCCTCGCCGGGCAGCGCCACAGCGTCGCGGCCAAAGCCTTCGTTGGAGACAAAGCTCTCGGCCGCGTTGACCAGTTCTTCCAAATTCTCTAAACGGTCTTCGCCCTCGCGGTCGTTGCGGTAGTGCTCACGCAGGCCTGAAGTGTCTAGCACCAGCTCGGTGATTTGGCGCAGGGTCATGCTTTGCGTTTGCTCGCGCATGACTTCTATCTTGGCCACAAACGCGTTGATGTTGGCGCCCGCTTTGCCTCCTAGGCCACTGACCGCATCACTCAGACAGCAGCCTTGCGCGCGCGCCAAGTCTTGCAGCTGCTCAATGCTGCGCGCACCAATGCCGCGCGGCGGAAAGTTCACCACGCGCAAGAAGCTGGTGTCGTCGCGCAGGTTCTCAATCAGACGCATATAGGCCAACGCGTTCTTGATTTCGGCGCGCTCAAAAAATCGCAGACCGCCATACACCTTGTAGGGCAGGCCCGCGTTGAACAAGGCGGTTTCAATCACCCGGCTTTGCGCGTTGGAGCGGTACAGCACGGCAATTTCTTTGCGCTCAAAGTCGTCGCGCACCAGCTGCTTCATCTCATCCACCATCCACTGCGCCTCGGCAAAGTCGCTAGGGGCTTCCATCACTCGCACGGGTTCGCCAGCGCCTTGGTTGGTGCGCAGGTTCTTGCCCAAGCGCCGGCTGTTGTGGCTGATGAGGGCGTTGGCCGAATCCAAGATGTTGCTGTAGCTGCGGTAGTTTTGCTCCAGCTTGATTTGGTGCTGCACTTTGAACTCGCGCACAAAGTCCGTCATATTGCCTACACGCGCGCCGCGAAAGGCGTAAATGCTTTGGTCATCGTCCCCCACCGCAATCACACTGCCGCGCGGCGCAAAGCTGGCAGGGTCGCTCACCGGGCCATTGGCGCCTGAGCCCGCAAGCATCTTGATCCACGCGTATTGCAGTTTGTTGGTGTCTTGAAACTCATCAATCAAAATGTGCTGAAAGCGGCGTTGGTAGTGCTCGCGGATGGGGTCGTTGTCGCGCAGCACCTCAAACGAGCGCAGCATCAGTTCGCCAAAATCCACCACACCTTCACGCTGGCACTGCTCTTCATAGAGTTGGTAGAACTCCACTTTTTTACGGGTTTCGTCGTCACGCACTTCCACCGCATGGGGGCGCAAACCATCTTCTTTGCAGCCGGAGATAAACCACTGCATCTCTTTGTGCGGAAAGCGCTCGGCGTCGATGTTGTATTGCTTGTACAAGCGCTTGATGGCGGATAGCTGGTCTTGGGTGTCCAAAATTTGGAACGACTGCGGCAGCCCCGCCATCTTGTAATGCGCCCGCAAAAACCGGTTGCACAGCCCGTGGAAGGTGCCAATCCACATGCCGTTGACATTCACCGGCAGCATGGCCTGCAGCCGCGTCATCATTTCTTTGGCCGCCTTGTTGGTAAAGGTCACAGCCAAGATGCCGCCGGGTGTGACCTCCCCCCGGCTGAGCAACCACGCAATGCGGGTGGTGAGCACCCGCGTCTTGCCCGACCCCGCACCCGCCAAGATCAGGGCATGTTCGGATGGCAGCGTGACGGCGGCGCGCTGCTCGTCATTCAGGGTAGCTAGGAGAGGCTGGGGGCTTGTGGCCAGAGGGGCATGGGGTGAAAACATACCCCGATTGTAGAAACCCACTGCACCCGCCCGATTTTGTATACAATCAACCACCGGGCCCAAGCAATTGACGCCCGGTTTTTTGTGGGCAACGCTCTTTTCCAAGAGCGCTTTCAAAGACCCGGCTCAATCCAAGCGCCCTGCGTTTTTTCTAGATTTTTCTTGATCAATGGACTAGGAGCTTGGGCTATGGAAATTTTTGACTACGACAATATTTTGCTTCTCCCCCGCAAGTGCCGGGTAGAGAGCCGCAGTGAGTGCGATGCAGGTATCGAACTGGGAGGGCGCAAGTTCCGCCTGCCAGTGGTACCCGCCAACATGAAGACCGTCGTGGACGAAAAGATCTGCACATGGTTGGCACAAAACAACTACTTTTACGTGATGCACCGCTTCGACTTGGACAATGTCCAATTCGTGCGCGACATGCACAAACAGGGCTTGTACGCATCCATCTCTCTGGGTGTCAAACAACCTGACTACGCGACGGTAGACACGCTGGTGGCAGAAGGCTTGACACCTGAGTACATCACTATCGACATTGCCCACGGCCACGCGGATAGCGTGAAAAACATGATCGGCTACCTCAAAGAAAAACTCCCTAAGAGCTTTGTGATTGCCGGCAATGTGGCGACCCCTGAAGCCGTGATTGATTTGGAAAACTGGGGCGCGGACGCCACCAAGGTGGGCGTGGGCCCAGGCAAGGTGTGCATTACCAAGCTCAAGACTGGTTTTGGTACCGGTGGTTGGCAGCTGAGCGCGCTCAAATGGTGTGCCCGTGTAGCGACCAAACCCATCATTGCGGACGGCGGTATCCGCAGCCATGGCGACATTGCCAAGAGCATCCGCTTTGGCGCCAGCATGGTGATGATCGGCTCGCTGTTTGCGGGCCATGAAGAATCACCCGGCAAGACGGTGGAAGTTGACGGCCAGATCTTCAAAGAGTATTACGGCTCAGCTTCTGACTTCAACAAGGGCGAATACAAGCACGTAGAAGGCAAGCGCATCCTGGAGCCGGTCAAAGGCAAGCTGGCCGACACTTTGATTGAAATGGAGCAAGACGTACAAAGCTCCATCAGCTATTCGGGTGGCAAGAAACTGATGGACATTCGCAAAGTGAACTACGTAACCCTCGGTGGCGACAACGCCGGCGAGCACTTGCTGATGTAATCACAGGCTGTAACTGGGTTACATCGTCAGCCAATCGACAGCATTGCGGCCCCTTGTGGGCCGTTTTGCTGTCTGCCCGGTTGTATTCTTGCTAACCAAGGACGGAGGCAACATGAAAATCGCACTGCTAGGGATTGGTTTGATGGGGCTGCCCATGGGGCGGCGTTTGTGCCAAGCGGGGTTTGAGCTGCATGTGTGGAACCGCACCCACGAGCGCGCCCAACGCCTTAGCGCGTTCGGAGCAACGGTGCATGGCACACCCCAGTCTGCAGTCCAAGGTGCCGATGTGGTCATCACGATGCTGGAAGACGGTGCCGTGGTAGCGCATGTGCTGTTTGAGCTAGGGGCTGCTAACGCCATGCAGCCGGGCAGCTTGCTCATCGATATGTCGTCCATCAAGCCCAGCGAAGCACGCGACCATGCGGCTCGGCTGAGCGAAATTCACATTGCCTACATGGACGCCCCGGTCTCAGGCGGCACCATTGGCGCAGAAGAAGGCACGCTGGCCATCATGGCGGGTGCCAAAACAAGCACATTCCCGATAGCGGCCCCAGTGCTCGCC is from Rhodoferax aquaticus and encodes:
- a CDS encoding DUF637 domain-containing protein, which produces MEYAQTAPKTIAIRRSCGAYSYSQTGIDWVAGLYVQGPGVLYASAGNNINLTAAEVAGNGAVQLDAGNNVNLQTLTTRQTNTFNAGDAKNHLLTSQTSDVGSTITAGTNLTVNAGNSITARAATLNAADTVALAAKGNIILDAGQTQSSYDSVQTSTSSSLLSSTTTSTQTQASSATAQVSTINAKNISVIADQNLVSVGTVFKGSNSVYVEGKDTTTLYAATNTTQSTTTTQSSSSLLGLTLEDKTTTDSKATASSIGSRLISNEKVTIGVGNRTELQGTDIQSPETSFVKTDPRKRGELVIGASKDTTQTSHTEKSETAGVWQEQKGQGTTTQTLNQTKISGNVSFDNALKITVQIPDTKGGQELKSQIQALAGQSTGAGTSTGLEYLNTLAQRTDIQWDKVALAHENWSYQSAGLTPAGAALLTIAVAAGTGGLGAGLTGTTGALGTAMSAGFSSLASQAAVSLVNNGGDIGKTLEQLGKEESIKGLLLTMATAGALDKLNSTMGWNNINAKSPFVDQLQKNLTNNVATDLMNSALAGKPFDEKTFANSLKGALINTGMAQGANAIGDAASSQNGNPPLIDAFTHKLAHAILGCVGGSASAGDTKGCAPGAVGGVVGELAAQYYNPSGDPTKTTDTVNFAKTMAAVAGLLVGGGGDNAQAVNIAATTGANAAQNNRQLHPDQYKLAKEYSKNKSVRDALSKIEGREVSETELEGRLTAEMLRNSDASASAQSGGVNDYKLRSLMGCQLLNCDASKTDPDYANSRVNSQFLASNWSTYANGLSQLKTGQTYNQLVTNNVKDNPVSTGVAGAGMIGYGVVIGGPATIGTRLITGGVGAGGNAGFQSIGDQPMDWVDVGIAGFTGFVTGGGGFWQGLTSSVAINSGGALAGSAIKSENPNAAMGGAAAGTVLGYGAGKAIESVVKIKVDPWYRPEWISAGPYGIVQFNTPSQLPFLSGTLGSTAAQEPSGDSIKGQINKAQGQ
- a CDS encoding hemagglutinin repeat-containing protein — its product is MKHAQAATYLVAKCRFPGVFGSGLPGALLSGDSVSIQTTGDITNAGTILGRKVVKIEASNLHNIAGLIQAQDVALQTTQDLNNTGGTVVAGNSLVAVAGRDLNVSSTTASSSGSAGSYSYSQTGIDRVAGLYVQGKGVLYASAGNNINITGAEIAGNGAVQLDAGNNVNINALTTRQTNTFNAGHAKNHLLTSQTSDVGSTITAGTNLTVNASNSNSIAARAATLNAADTVALAAKGSFTSSQGLR
- a CDS encoding UvrD-helicase domain-containing protein, yielding MFSPHAPLATSPQPLLATLNDEQRAAVTLPSEHALILAGAGSGKTRVLTTRIAWLLSRGEVTPGGILAVTFTNKAAKEMMTRLQAMLPVNVNGMWIGTFHGLCNRFLRAHYKMAGLPQSFQILDTQDQLSAIKRLYKQYNIDAERFPHKEMQWFISGCKEDGLRPHAVEVRDDETRKKVEFYQLYEEQCQREGVVDFGELMLRSFEVLRDNDPIREHYQRRFQHILIDEFQDTNKLQYAWIKMLAGSGANGPVSDPASFAPRGSVIAVGDDDQSIYAFRGARVGNMTDFVREFKVQHQIKLEQNYRSYSNILDSANALISHNSRRLGKNLRTNQGAGEPVRVMEAPSDFAEAQWMVDEMKQLVRDDFERKEIAVLYRSNAQSRVIETALFNAGLPYKVYGGLRFFERAEIKNALAYMRLIENLRDDTSFLRVVNFPPRGIGARSIEQLQDLARAQGCCLSDAVSGLGGKAGANINAFVAKIEVMREQTQSMTLRQITELVLDTSGLREHYRNDREGEDRLENLEELVNAAESFVSNEGFGRDAVALPGEDDFVAPAPSMRQSPASQGFDFDAPMENAPAPDADTGETLSPLAAFLSHAALEAGDNQAQAGQDAIQLMTVHSSKGLEFDCVFITGMEEGLFPHENSMSDRDGLEEERRLMYVAITRARKRLYLSHSQTRMLHGQTRFNMKSRFYDELPEAALKWLSPKPGAQGSLPVGRPWGGYGGNTGGATYSGAGRAYSTGATTSFEPKVVQKEEPSHGLRVGLKVFHTKFGEGKVLTLEGTGPDARAQINFPRHGVKWLALSVAKLTPVP
- a CDS encoding GMP reductase, with protein sequence MEIFDYDNILLLPRKCRVESRSECDAGIELGGRKFRLPVVPANMKTVVDEKICTWLAQNNYFYVMHRFDLDNVQFVRDMHKQGLYASISLGVKQPDYATVDTLVAEGLTPEYITIDIAHGHADSVKNMIGYLKEKLPKSFVIAGNVATPEAVIDLENWGADATKVGVGPGKVCITKLKTGFGTGGWQLSALKWCARVATKPIIADGGIRSHGDIAKSIRFGASMVMIGSLFAGHEESPGKTVEVDGQIFKEYYGSASDFNKGEYKHVEGKRILEPVKGKLADTLIEMEQDVQSSISYSGGKKLMDIRKVNYVTLGGDNAGEHLLM
- a CDS encoding NAD(P)-dependent oxidoreductase; this encodes MKIALLGIGLMGLPMGRRLCQAGFELHVWNRTHERAQRLSAFGATVHGTPQSAVQGADVVITMLEDGAVVAHVLFELGAANAMQPGSLLIDMSSIKPSEARDHAARLSEIHIAYMDAPVSGGTIGAEEGTLAIMAGAKTSTFPIAAPVLAVLGRATHVGPIGSGQLAKLANQMIVGITIGAVAEALLMCEKGGADMAKVKEAITGGFADSRILQVHGQRMIERDFSPRGRMSVQVKDLRNALATAQEIGFDAPITGLFERLYAQGIDHGLADLDHAGLFVELASRNGMT